In the Streptomyces sp. WMMC940 genome, ACGCGCGATCTCCGGGCCCGCCGGGGGAGTGACGGCCCGGCCGTGGGCCCGCTCACCCGCGCGACGCGGCCCCGCCGACGCCCGGCGCCGGACGCCCCGGCCGTGGGCCCGCTCCCTGCACGCGCCGCGGCCCGGGCGCCGTGCCCCACGGCCACCCGGCACCCCGAGCACGCCGTGCCCCCGCCCCCGCAGAGATCGGCACAGCGCACGCCGCACGCCCGGCGCGCGCCGGAACCGCGGACCGGCCCGGCTCCGGCCACCCCGCGGACGAGCCCTGTCGTTCCGACCGGCGCGGTTCACTCCGTGGCGGCGCAGATCACATCCACGCAGGGCTGGCGCGCTCGTTACCCGCGAGTTAATCTCATGTGAGCGGGCAACACCCGCTCTGCTCTCGGCGGCCTGGTGACGCAGCCGCTCGGGGGTGACTCCCAGGCCCCACGGCCGGGGAGAGCCAGTCGGTTCGGCAGTTCAGTACGGCGTGACTCCGGGACAGGGTCCGTCGCCATCCTCATCGCGACACGCACTCTGCGCGTGCCGCGCGCCCCCTCCGGTCCGCGGACGCGGACCGCCCTCGGCGCCCTGCGGCACGTACGCCCTCCCTCAGTCGTCACTCACTCCTGGAGTCCCGTGATGGACACCCCTCTCTCCACCATCGCCGTCGTCGGTCTCGGCACCATGGGCACCGGTATCGCCGAGGTGCTCGCCCGCGCCGGGCGTGAGGTCATCGGCATCGACGTCAGCGAGACCGCCGCGCGCCACGCCGTCACCGCCCTCGAAGCTTCCACCGCGCGCGCCGTGCAGCGCGAGCGCATCACCGAGGGGGAGCGGCGGAACGTCCTGGCCCGTTTCCGCACCTTCTCCGACCTCCAGGCGGCGGCCGAGGCCGACCTCGTGATCGAGGTCGTTCCCGAGTCGTACGAGCTGAAGCAGCAGGTCTTCCGGGAACTCGACGCCGTCGTCCGCCCCGGGACGATCCTCGCCACCGGCACCAACGCGCTGTCCGTGACCCGGCTCGCCGCCGACTCGGCGCACCCCGAGCGGGTTCTCGGCATGCACTTCTTCAACCCGGCCCCCGCGATGCGCCTGGTCGAGGTCGTCTCCTCGGTGCTGACCGCGCCGCAGGCGGTGGAGGCCGTCACCGCGCTCGCCCGCGACCTCGGCAAGGAGCCGGTCGCCGTCGGCGACCGCCCCGGATTCGTCGCGGACGGGCTGCTCTTCGGGTACCTCAACCAGGGCCGCCGCCATGTACGAGGCGAAGTACGCCTCCCGTGAGGACATCGACGCCGCGATGAAGCTCGGCTGCGGGCTGCCGATGGGCCCGCTGGCGCTGCTCGACCTGATCGGCATCGACACGGCCCGCACCGTCCTCGAGGCCATGTACGCCGAGTCCCACGACCGGCTGCACGCTCCCGCGCCGATCCTGAAGCAGCTCAGCGAGGCGGGGCTGACCGGCCGCAAGTCGGGCCGCGGCTTCTACACCTACGAGGCCCCGGACAGCGGCACGGTCGTCCGCGACGCCCTGACGCCGCTGGAGACCGCCCAGTCCGCCGGCGGCCGCCCCGTGCGTTCGGTCGGCGTGGCCGGTTCCGGCACGATGGCCGGCGGGATCGCGGAGGTGTTCGCGAAGGCCGGTTACGACGTGGTCCTCGCCGCTCGCAGCCAGGAGAAGGCGGAGACCGCCAAGTCCCGTATCGCCAAGTCGCTTTCGCGCTCCGTCGACAAGGGCCGGCTGACCGCCGAGGCCCGGGACGAGACGCTGGCGCGGATCACTCCGGCCGGGTCGCTGGACGCCTTCGCGGAGGTCGATCTGGCCCTGGAGGCCGTCGCGGAGGACCTCGAGGTCAAGCAGCAGCTGTTCGCGACGCTCGACAAGATCTGCAAGCCGGGCGCGGTCCTCGCCACCACGACGTCCTCACTGCCCGTCGTCGCCTGCGCCCGCGCCACCTCGCGTCCCCAGGACGTCATCGGGATGCACTTCTTCAACCCGGCCCCGGCGATGAAGCTCGTCGAGGTGGTCCGCACGGTCCTGACCTCGGACGACGTCCACGCCACGGTCCGCGGGGTGACGGCGAGGATCAAGAAGCACCCCGTCGACTGCGGTGACCGCGCCGGCTTCATCGTGAACGCCCTGCTGTTCCCGTACCTGAACAACGCGATCAAGATGGTGGAGGAGCACTACGCGACCCTCGACGACATCGACGCGGCGATGAAGCTCGGCGGCGGATACCCGATGGGGCCCTTCGAACTGCTCGACGTGGTCGGTCTCGACGTCTCCCTCGCCATCGAGAAGGTGCTGCACCGGGAGTTCCGCGACCCGGGTCTGGCCCCGGCGCCGCTGCTCGAGCACCTCGTGGCCGCGGGCTGCCTCGGCCGCAAGACGGGCCGCGGCTTCCGCGAATATGCCCGGCGCTGATTCCGGCCGCGCGAACCGAGCGGGCGGCCGACGGCGGGGAGCGTGGGTCGAGGAGCGGGTCGACGGCCCAGTCCGGCAAGGCGGAGGAGGAGAGCGCCGGCGTCCCCTCCCGTACCCGAAGGGCGATCGGGAAGGCGCTGCGCGCGACGACGCAGCCGGGCGGCAGCCATCGGCCCGCGACTCCGCGGACCCCGGCGTCGGCCGCCCGGCCTGGGGCGGGCTGCTGGACGGAGCGGGCGGCCCGCCCCTGGAGGCGCAGCCCCCTGCGCAGATGCAGTACGTTCAGGGCATGTCCCAGCCCGCTGACGCCCACCGACGCACCTCCCGGAACTCCGCCGCGCCCGCGACGTCCGACGCCCCCGAGAGCGCCGCAGGCAGCCGCGCCGCCGCCCAGCGGCTCAAGATGCGCCGGGAGCTGGCGGCGGCCGCGATGGAATTGTTCGCGACCAAGGGGTACGAGGCGACGACCGTCGACGAGATCGCCGCGGCGGCCGGGGTCGCCCGGCGCACCTTCTTCCGGCACTTCCGCTCCAAGGAAGAGGCGATCTTCCCCGACCACGACGACACGCTCGTGCGGGCCGAGGCCGTGCTGAACGCCGCTCCGGCCCATGAGCACCCGCTCGACACGGTGTGCCGGGGCATCAAGGAAGTCATGAGGATGTACGCGGCGTCCCCGGCGGTGTCCGTCGAGCGGTACCGACTGACCCGCGAGGTACCGACGCTGCGGGAGCGGGAGATCGCCTCGGTGGCCCGCTACGAGCGGCTTTTCACCCGCTATCTGCTGGGCCACTTCGACGAGCGCGACCACCACGCCGGCAACGACGATCCGCTGCTGGCCGAAGTCGCGGCGTCCGCGGTGGTCACCGCGCACAACCATGTGCTGAGGCGCTGGCTGCGGGCGGGCGGCCAGGGCGACGTGGAGGCTCAGCTCGACCACGCCTTCGCCATCGTCCGCGAGACGTTCGGCTCCGGTATCGGCGCGGGCCGCGCCGGGGCGGAACGCGCCCCCGCCCCCGCCGCCGCGCAGGTGCGGACGGGCGACGAGGTCCTGGTCGCGGTGGCCCGCACGGACGCCCCGCTGCCCGAGGTGATGCGCACGATCGAGGAAGCGCTGCGCCGCCGCTGACGGCGTCATGCCGGGCGGCCCGCCGGACGACGTCGACCGAGCGGACGGGCCGCCCGGCGGAGCCGTTGCGCTCCGGAGCGTGGGGTTCCGCCGGCTCAGGGACGTCAGCCCCCTCGCCTTGGCTCGAACCCCGCCCTCCGGACGGGGGCGGCGAACCCGGCTCCGCACCTGACCACAGGCCGAGGGCGGCGGACCCGGCTCCGGCAATCTGATCACAGGCCGGGCACGGCCCGGCACGCTCAGGCCGCGCGGGAACCGGGACACGGCGCCGGCCGCGCGGGGGCTCGCCGGTGCGAACCGGCCGGAGGCCCGCCCGGCCGTGGCACGGGGGCGGCGTGGCACGCGGGGCGGGACCGCCGGCCCCTCCCTCCCCACGAACACGGCTGCGAGCGGCACGAGTTCCGCTGCCCGACGGGCCCGAGGCCGTCCCCGGGCTCGTATCACCGCCGGTGCGCTGCCCGGCCGCCCGGCCGCGGAGCGCACCGACGGACACGCGAAGCCGGGTGGCCGTCCATCGCCGGGCAGACCCCGGCGGTGACCGATGCGGGTCCGGCCGGGAGCGCGAGGACGGCACCGAGGCCAGGGGTGCGTCCATGACATAGACCACAACGCGATCACCGAACGGACACGGGTGGGCACTCCGCGCAGGCCCAGCCCCTCCCAGCGGGTCGTTTGCGCAGGTCAGACCTTAAATTCGATCGATCATCGCTCATGCGTGACGCGGAGATTGCATGTGAGTGAAATTGTTGGCACGCAGTGTCTTGCGGGCTGGCACGGCGTGCCATACGTTGAAGTTGTCCGGGCGGCCGGCGTGCAGAGAACTCTCGTACGCCGGCTGTCCCCGCAAGCCACCCGGCTCGCGCGCCCGGACGCCTGCGTCACAGGCAACCTCCCGCGCACACCAGCGCTGCCGGCACCACCCGCCGAACCGACGGCACACCTCCACAGAAGCAGCACTCCCCGACGTTCCCCTCAGCGCTCTCGTCCGCGAGACGCCTCCCCCGCCCCCGGGCCGGGGAGACACCATTCGCCGGAGGCACACCGTGAAGGAAATCCTGGACGCGATCCAGTCGCCGGACTCCACGTCCGCCGACTTCGCCGCACTGCCGCTCCCCGAGTCGTACCGGGCGGTCACCGTGCACAAGGACGAGACCGAGATGTTCGCGGGACTCACCACGCGCGAGAAGGACCCGCGCAAGTCCCTGCACCTCGACGAGGTCCCGGTCCCCGAGCTCGGGCCCGGCGAGGCCCTGGTGGCCGTCATGGCCAGCTCGGTGAACTACAACTCCGTGTGGACCTCGATCTTCGAGCCGCTGTCGACCTTCGGCTTCCTGGAGCGCTACGGCCGGCTCTCCGAGCTCACCAAGCGCCACGACCTGCCGTACCACATCATCGGCTCCGACCTCGCGGGCGTGGTGCTGCGCACCGGCCCGGGCGTCAACGCCTGGAACCCGGGCGACGAGGTCGTCGCGCACTGCCTCTCCGTCGAGCTGGAGTCGTCGGACGGCCACAACGACACGATGCTCGACCCCGAGCAGCGCATCTGGGGCTTCGAGACCAACTTCGGCGGACTCGCCGAGATCGCACTGGTGAAGTCCAACCAGCTGATGCCGAAGCCCAAGCACCTCAGCTGGGAGGAGGCCGCGGCCCCCGGCCTGGTCAACTCCACCGCCTACCGCCAGCTCGTCTCGCGGAACGGCGCGGCGATGAAGCAGGGCGACAACGTCCTGATCTGGGGCGCCAGCGGCGGTCTCGGCTCGTACGCCACCCAGTTCGCGCTGGCCGGCGGCGCCAACCCGATCTGTGTCGTCTCCAGCGAGCAGAAGGCCGACATCTGCCGGTCCATGGGCGCCGAGGCGATCATCGACCGCAGCGCCGAGGGCTACAAGTTCTGGAAGGACGAGCGGACCCAGGACCCGAAGGAGTGGAAGCGCTTCGGCAAGCGCATCCGCGAGTTCACCGGCGGCGAGGACATCGACATCGTCTTCGAGCACCCGGGACGCGAGACCTTCGGCGCGAGCGTCTACGTCACCCGCAAGGGCGGCACCATCACCACCTGCGCCTCGACCTCGGGCTACATGCACGAGTACGACAACCGCTACCTGTGGATGTCGCTGAAGCGCATCATCGGCTCCCACTTCGCCAACTACCGCGAGGCCTGGGAGGCCAACCGCCTCATCGCCAAGGGCAAGATCCACCCCACCCTGTCGAAGACGTACTCGCTGGAGGACACGGGTCAGGCAGCCCACGACGTCCACCGCAACGTGCACCAGGGCAAGGTCGGCGTGCTCTGCCTGGCGCCCGAGGAGGGCCTGGGCGTGCGCGACGAGGAGATGCGCGCCAGGCACCTCGACGCCATCAACCGCTTCCGGAACATCTGAGTCAGAGGTCCATCAGATGACAGAGCGTCAGAAGGACCGGCCGTGGCTCATGCGCACGTACGCCGGTCACTCCACGGCCGAGGCGTCCAACGAGCTGTACCGGCGCAACCTCGCCAAGGGCCAGACCGGTCTGTCGGTCGCGTTCGACCTGCCGACGCAGACCGGCTACGACCCCGACCACGTCCTCGCCCGCGGCGAGGTCGGCCGGGTCGGGGTGCCGGTCTCGCACCTCGGTGACATGCGGCGGCTGTTCCAGGACATCCCCCTGGAGCAGATGAACACCTCGATGACCATCAACGCCACCGCCATGTGGCTGCTGGCGCTCTACCAGGTGGTCGCGGAGGAGCAGGGCGCCGACGTCACCAGGCTCCAGGGGACGACGCAGAACGACATCGTCAAGGAGTACCTGTCGCGCGGGACGCACGTCTTCCCGCCCGGTCCGTCGCTGCGTCTGACCACCGACATGATCACCTACACGGTGGCGAACATCCCCAAGTGGAACCCGATCAACATCTGCAGCTACCACCTGCAGGAGGCCGGGGCCACACCCGTCCAGGAGATCGCCTACGCGATGTCCACGGCGATAGCCGTCCTGGACGCGGTGCGCGACTCCGGCCAGGTGCCGCAGGAGAAGTTCGGCGACGTCGTCGCCCGGATCTCCTTCTTCGTGAACGCGGGCGTCCGCTTCATCGAGGAGATGTGCAAGATGCGCGCCTTCGGCCGTATCTGGGAGAAGATCACGAGCGAGCGCTACGGCATCGAGAACGCCAAGCAGCGGCGCTTCCGCTACGGCGTCCAGGTCAACTCGCTCGGCCTGACCGAGGCCCAGCCGGAGAACAACGTGCAGCGCATCGTCCTCGAGATGCTGGCCGTGACGCTCTCCAAGGACGCCCGCGCCCGCGCGGTCCAGCTCCCGGCCTGGAACGAGGCCCTCGGCCTGCCCCGCCCCTGGGACCAGCAGTGGTCGCTGCGCATCCAGCAGGTCCTCGCCCACGAGAGCGACCTGCTGGAGTACGAGGACATCTTCGCCGGCTCGCACGTGATCGAGGCCAAGGTGGACGCCCTCGTGGCGGACTCGCTCGCCGAGATCGAGCGCATCCAGGAGATGGGCGGCGCCATGGCGGCCGTCGAGTCCGGCTACCTGAAGTCGCAGCTGGTGTCCTCGCACGCCGAGCGGCGGGCCCGGATCGAGGCCGGCGACGAGAAGATCGTCGGCGTCAACGTCTTCGAGACGACCGAGCCCAACCCGCTCACCGCGGACCTCGACACCGCGATCATGACGGTGGACCCCGCGAACGAGGCCCGGGTCGTGGCCAAGCTCCACGAGTGGCGCGACAACCGGGACGAGAGCCGCGCCCAGAACGCCCTGGCCGCGCTCAAGGCCGCGGCCGCGGGCGACGCCAACCTGATGGCCGCCACGGTCGAGTGCGCCCGCGCCGGCGTCACCACCGGCGAGTGGGCCTGGGCACTGCGGGACGTCTTCGGCGAGTTCCGTGCCCCGACCGGGGTGTCCTCGGCCCCGGTGGCCGTCGCCGCCGAGGCGGGAACACCGCTCGCCCTGGTCCGGGAGAAGGTGTCCCGAACCGCCGACGAGCTCGGCTCGGGCCGGCTGCGGCTGCTGGTCGGCAAGCCGGGTCTGGACGGGCACTCC is a window encoding:
- a CDS encoding TetR family transcriptional regulator is translated as MQYVQGMSQPADAHRRTSRNSAAPATSDAPESAAGSRAAAQRLKMRRELAAAAMELFATKGYEATTVDEIAAAAGVARRTFFRHFRSKEEAIFPDHDDTLVRAEAVLNAAPAHEHPLDTVCRGIKEVMRMYAASPAVSVERYRLTREVPTLREREIASVARYERLFTRYLLGHFDERDHHAGNDDPLLAEVAASAVVTAHNHVLRRWLRAGGQGDVEAQLDHAFAIVRETFGSGIGAGRAGAERAPAPAAAQVRTGDEVLVAVARTDAPLPEVMRTIEEALRRR
- the ccrA gene encoding crotonyl-CoA carboxylase/reductase codes for the protein MKEILDAIQSPDSTSADFAALPLPESYRAVTVHKDETEMFAGLTTREKDPRKSLHLDEVPVPELGPGEALVAVMASSVNYNSVWTSIFEPLSTFGFLERYGRLSELTKRHDLPYHIIGSDLAGVVLRTGPGVNAWNPGDEVVAHCLSVELESSDGHNDTMLDPEQRIWGFETNFGGLAEIALVKSNQLMPKPKHLSWEEAAAPGLVNSTAYRQLVSRNGAAMKQGDNVLIWGASGGLGSYATQFALAGGANPICVVSSEQKADICRSMGAEAIIDRSAEGYKFWKDERTQDPKEWKRFGKRIREFTGGEDIDIVFEHPGRETFGASVYVTRKGGTITTCASTSGYMHEYDNRYLWMSLKRIIGSHFANYREAWEANRLIAKGKIHPTLSKTYSLEDTGQAAHDVHRNVHQGKVGVLCLAPEEGLGVRDEEMRARHLDAINRFRNI
- a CDS encoding protein meaA — protein: MTERQKDRPWLMRTYAGHSTAEASNELYRRNLAKGQTGLSVAFDLPTQTGYDPDHVLARGEVGRVGVPVSHLGDMRRLFQDIPLEQMNTSMTINATAMWLLALYQVVAEEQGADVTRLQGTTQNDIVKEYLSRGTHVFPPGPSLRLTTDMITYTVANIPKWNPINICSYHLQEAGATPVQEIAYAMSTAIAVLDAVRDSGQVPQEKFGDVVARISFFVNAGVRFIEEMCKMRAFGRIWEKITSERYGIENAKQRRFRYGVQVNSLGLTEAQPENNVQRIVLEMLAVTLSKDARARAVQLPAWNEALGLPRPWDQQWSLRIQQVLAHESDLLEYEDIFAGSHVIEAKVDALVADSLAEIERIQEMGGAMAAVESGYLKSQLVSSHAERRARIEAGDEKIVGVNVFETTEPNPLTADLDTAIMTVDPANEARVVAKLHEWRDNRDESRAQNALAALKAAAAGDANLMAATVECARAGVTTGEWAWALRDVFGEFRAPTGVSSAPVAVAAEAGTPLALVREKVSRTADELGSGRLRLLVGKPGLDGHSNGAEQIAVRARDAGFEVVYQGIRLTPEQIVGAALAEDVHCVGLSILSGSHAELVPDVLERLREAGAADIPVVVGGIIPNGDAEELRRAGVAAVFTPKDFGITEIIGRIVDEIRQANKLDPLEVPA